The DNA region CCACTGCATCGGCCTTCGCCGCCGCGCTCCTCCGGACCAGACGCAGTTGGTCCTCCGCCGCCTGAAGACGCTGGGTGGCGACTTCCATTCCGATCAGCACATCCTGCCGCGCGGCGGCCAACCGGCGATCGGCTGCCAACTGGGCGGCCCGTGCACCTTGGGAAGCAGATCGCAGGCCGCCTCCGGTGTACAGAGGCACCTTGACTGCGAAGCCCACGGCCCATTCCTCGGTGAAGTCGAGTTCGTCTCCCGCCCGCGACCGCAGCGTGGCGAATGCCGACAGCTCCGGCATGGCCGCCCGCTTGGCGGCCTCCGCGGAAGCGCGGTTCCGGCGTAGCCAGGCTTCGGCCTCCCGGATCGCCGGAGACGTCGTGTCCTCGAGTTCGGCGGGCGGACCTGGCATTGTTGGACGCGGCGCACGTTTCGGATAGACCGGGGTTTCCCGGCCCATCCAGCCGGCCAGGCTCCAGCCAACCTCCCGGAGGGCCGATTCCAAGGCCAGGCCGTCGGCCCGCATCCCGTCCAAGGAGGATTCCAGCAGGGAGAGATCACCGGGGGCCGCCCGACCGGCGCCCACCAGATCGGCGATTTCCTTGCGCCGCGTCTCCAAGGCGGCGATGCGCCCTCTGACCAATTCGAGGTTGTCTTCCAGCCGACGAGCCTGGATGAAAAGGCCCGACACGGTTGCGATGGTTGTCTGCCTCGCCTTGTCGAGGTCCGCGGTCGCTGCGTCCGCGCCCGCCCTGGCCGCCATGAGATTTGCCCGACGTCGGCCCCAGTCGAACACGGGCATCTGCAGGGACAGGACTCCTTCGAAAATGTCGTCGTCCAGAGGCGGGAACACCCCGGCCTCATGAATGGGCACGACGGTGTTGGGATCGCTGTACCTGGTGTATCCGGCCGCGGCCGTCAAGCCCGGAAGCAGTGCGGCTCGGGCTTCCCCGATTCGCGAATGGGCCCGCTCCCGGTCGTAATGCGCCGCCTGCAGTCCGAGATTGCCGTCGAGCGCTTCGGTTAGGGCGTCATCGAGACCGACTGCAGGAACTCCGACGCCCGGAACGAGGTCCGAACCGGATGCCGCGGTTTGG from bacterium includes:
- a CDS encoding TolC family protein: MRISSAAITLLVAICFQTAASGSDLVPGVGVPAVGLDDALTEALDGNLGLQAAHYDRERAHSRIGEARAALLPGLTAAAGYTRYSDPNTVVPIHEAGVFPPLDDDIFEGVLSLQMPVFDWGRRRANLMAARAGADAATADLDKARQTTIATVSGLFIQARRLEDNLELVRGRIAALETRRKEIADLVGAGRAAPGDLSLLESSLDGMRADGLALESALREVGWSLAGWMGRETPVYPKRAPRPTMPGPPAELEDTTSPAIREAEAWLRRNRASAEAAKRAAMPELSAFATLRSRAGDELDFTEEWAVGFAVKVPLYTGGGLRSASQGARAAQLAADRRLAAARQDVLIGMEVATQRLQAAEDQLRLVRRSAAAKADAVAAQTELHEAGRLPLSTLLTEEYELLALKSRSAALRNDVRLARIEFHRTAGTLTRQLALDLVEGE